In Pseudoduganella albidiflava, a single window of DNA contains:
- a CDS encoding LysR family transcriptional regulator, with protein sequence MTLQQLRDFVAVIEHGGYRAASRALRVSQAALTKSVLKLEAAHGVELVLRLQSGVLLTEPGRQLLSYARAILRDVDDAMAMLDAKRLAERITVVVGASLDPALTLVPRVAEDFKRRNQQANVHIQQGAPGDLVDMLREGRLDLVVSELPGGLNTGNLCVEPIYREALFIACRGGPADAADGAALAERPWLVLGETNSARHPQDALREVFARWGWRMPATVYSSSSLIAALDQVASTDTCCLLPERVFSHPVAARRIHKMSVAGQPVAEREVAIITKGSRQPHGGVAEFVSMTKSLARIRDLAFA encoded by the coding sequence ATGACACTGCAGCAATTGCGCGACTTCGTGGCCGTCATCGAGCACGGCGGCTATCGGGCGGCGTCGCGGGCGCTGCGCGTATCCCAGGCCGCGCTGACGAAAAGCGTGCTCAAGCTCGAGGCCGCGCACGGCGTGGAGCTGGTGCTGCGCCTGCAATCGGGCGTCCTGCTGACGGAGCCGGGGCGGCAATTGCTCAGCTACGCGCGGGCCATCCTGCGCGACGTCGACGATGCGATGGCCATGCTCGATGCGAAACGGCTGGCCGAACGCATCACGGTCGTGGTCGGCGCCAGCCTCGATCCGGCGCTCACCCTGGTGCCCCGCGTCGCCGAGGATTTCAAGCGCCGCAACCAGCAGGCCAACGTGCATATCCAGCAGGGCGCGCCGGGCGACCTGGTGGACATGCTGCGCGAAGGGCGCCTGGACCTCGTCGTGTCCGAGCTGCCCGGCGGGCTGAACACCGGCAACCTGTGTGTCGAGCCGATCTACCGGGAAGCGCTGTTCATCGCCTGCCGCGGCGGCCCGGCGGATGCGGCCGATGGCGCCGCGCTGGCCGAGCGGCCCTGGCTGGTGCTCGGCGAGACCAACAGTGCCAGGCACCCGCAGGATGCGCTGCGCGAGGTGTTCGCGCGCTGGGGCTGGCGCATGCCGGCCACCGTATACTCGTCCAGTTCACTGATCGCGGCGCTCGACCAGGTCGCCAGCACCGATACCTGCTGCCTGCTGCCCGAGCGCGTCTTCAGCCACCCGGTCGCGGCGCGGCGCATCCACAAGATGTCGGTGGCGGGCCAGCCGGTGGCCGAGCGCGAAGTGGCCATCATCACCAAGGGTTCGCGCCAGCCGCATGGCGGCGTGGCCGAATTCGTGTCGATGACGAAGTCGCTGGCGCGCATCCGCGATCTCGCTTTCGCCTGA
- a CDS encoding c-type cytochrome produces MKKLILTAALYASAAGAADVPQMSSGYVFAQKDGKALYAASCQGCHMAKGEGARGAGFYPKLAGNPLVQSPEYIVYRVANGYRGMPAFAGMMNDEQIAAVATYVRQSFDKPDAPAVTAGDVRKLRQP; encoded by the coding sequence ATGAAAAAATTGATCCTGACGGCTGCCCTGTACGCGTCGGCCGCCGGCGCGGCCGACGTGCCGCAGATGTCCAGCGGCTATGTGTTCGCGCAAAAGGATGGCAAGGCGCTGTATGCGGCCAGCTGCCAGGGCTGCCACATGGCCAAGGGCGAAGGCGCGCGCGGCGCCGGTTTCTATCCCAAGCTGGCCGGCAATCCGCTGGTGCAGAGCCCGGAATACATCGTTTACCGCGTGGCCAACGGCTACCGGGGCATGCCCGCGTTCGCCGGCATGATGAACGACGAGCAGATCGCCGCCGTAGCGACCTATGTGCGCCAGTCGTTCGACAAGCCGGACGCGCCCGCCGTGACCGCCGGCGACGTGCGCAAGCTGCGCCAGCCTTGA
- a CDS encoding NAD(P)/FAD-dependent oxidoreductase, giving the protein MQDTSGRGASRRQVLAMLGKTLGGAAMYHGMASLGFAQPSTFSGPLRLDGAPKGSHVLVLGAGMAGLSAAYELRNAGYQVTVLEYNGRAGGRSWAIRGGDRYTELGGAEQVCHFAKGEYVNPGPWRIPYHHHAMLDYARRLNVPLEPFIQVNYNAYLHSTAAFGGQPQRYRTVQADYHGHVAELLAKAANAGRLDGDITAEDKDKLLESLASFGGLNKDMLYAKGFPSSDRRGFDVAPGGGLMPRAQYSAPGDRAALMRSGLWAHLAVAHQYEFQSSIFQPKHGMDQIALALYRQVRQHVQFHAKVTKIDQDARGVTVTVEDARLPGQGIRQVKGDWCVCTIPLSILSQVDVTAGPDLLAAIGAVPYAAAFKAGLQFRRRFWEQDEGIYGGISYTDQPIGRICYPPSNFQARGPAVLLGAYMFGPNAFEFSAMDTEERLREVVRQGGQIHAQYEKEFDNGVTVGWHRVPWINGCLGMWTEQARAQHYDKLCAIDNRLVLAGEHASFIGGWQEGAVLSAHDAITRLHAKARATTGKAT; this is encoded by the coding sequence ATGCAAGACACTTCAGGACGGGGCGCCAGCCGGCGGCAGGTGCTGGCGATGCTGGGCAAGACGCTGGGCGGCGCGGCGATGTACCACGGCATGGCCTCGCTGGGCTTTGCGCAGCCGTCGACGTTTTCCGGGCCGTTGCGCCTGGATGGGGCGCCGAAAGGCAGCCATGTGCTGGTGCTGGGCGCCGGCATGGCGGGCCTGTCGGCCGCCTACGAATTGCGCAACGCCGGCTACCAGGTCACGGTGCTCGAGTACAACGGGCGTGCCGGCGGGCGCAGCTGGGCGATCCGCGGCGGCGACCGGTATACCGAACTGGGCGGTGCCGAGCAGGTGTGCCACTTCGCCAAGGGGGAATACGTGAATCCCGGTCCGTGGCGGATCCCCTACCACCACCACGCCATGCTCGACTACGCCCGGCGCCTGAACGTGCCGCTCGAACCGTTCATCCAGGTGAACTACAACGCCTACCTGCACAGCACGGCCGCGTTCGGCGGCCAGCCGCAACGCTACCGCACCGTACAGGCCGACTACCACGGCCACGTGGCCGAACTGCTGGCCAAGGCTGCCAATGCGGGCCGGCTCGATGGCGACATCACCGCCGAGGACAAGGACAAGCTACTGGAATCGCTGGCGTCGTTCGGCGGCCTGAACAAGGACATGCTGTATGCGAAAGGCTTTCCCTCGAGCGACCGGCGCGGCTTCGACGTGGCGCCGGGCGGCGGCCTGATGCCCCGCGCGCAGTATTCGGCGCCCGGGGACCGCGCCGCGCTGATGCGCTCCGGCCTGTGGGCACACCTGGCCGTCGCGCACCAGTACGAGTTCCAGAGCAGCATCTTCCAGCCGAAACACGGCATGGACCAGATCGCGCTGGCGCTGTACCGCCAGGTCAGGCAGCACGTGCAGTTCCACGCGAAGGTCACGAAAATCGACCAGGATGCGCGCGGCGTGACCGTGACGGTGGAAGATGCGCGCCTTCCGGGCCAGGGCATCCGCCAGGTGAAGGGCGACTGGTGCGTGTGCACGATTCCGCTGTCGATCCTGAGCCAGGTGGACGTCACGGCCGGGCCGGACCTGCTGGCCGCGATCGGTGCCGTGCCCTACGCGGCGGCGTTCAAGGCGGGCCTGCAGTTCAGGCGCCGCTTCTGGGAGCAGGACGAAGGCATCTATGGCGGCATTTCGTATACCGACCAGCCGATCGGCCGGATCTGCTATCCGCCGTCGAACTTCCAGGCCAGGGGACCGGCCGTGCTGCTGGGCGCCTACATGTTCGGCCCGAACGCCTTTGAATTTTCCGCGATGGACACGGAAGAGCGGCTGCGCGAAGTCGTGCGCCAGGGCGGGCAGATCCACGCCCAGTATGAAAAGGAATTCGACAACGGCGTGACCGTCGGCTGGCACCGGGTACCGTGGATCAACGGCTGCCTGGGTATGTGGACCGAGCAGGCGCGCGCGCAGCACTACGACAAGCTGTGCGCGATCGATAACCGCCTCGTGCTGGCGGGCGAGCACGCCTCGTTCATCGGCGGCTGGCAGGAAGGCGCCGTGCTGTCGGCGCACGATGCGATCACCCGGCTGCACGCGAAAGCCAGGGCCACCACGGGGAAAGCGACATGA
- a CDS encoding PEP-CTERM sorting domain-containing protein yields the protein MRMSLSHKAVAVASLILATSANAGITAYTTQAEYLAATGTTGVDTFDDLALLNYPTPAPRQAGGFGYTVTAGAAAPEYWGATDDGVDWWMSTGYSHNPLTFDGFGPDIAGAGGYFFGSWYNGTSMPIDAIQLTATDSTGATLTWTIDAPDVHSFVGFVSDGHLTSLTVWKDDIPDSFVTVNDLHLSVAAVPEPATYGMLLGGLGLLGLAARRRKGR from the coding sequence GTGCGTATGTCCCTCTCCCACAAGGCCGTTGCTGTCGCTTCACTGATCCTCGCCACGTCCGCCAACGCGGGCATTACCGCCTACACTACCCAGGCGGAGTACCTGGCCGCCACCGGCACGACCGGTGTCGACACGTTCGACGACCTGGCGCTGCTGAATTACCCGACTCCCGCGCCGCGCCAGGCGGGCGGGTTCGGCTACACGGTCACGGCCGGCGCCGCCGCCCCGGAATACTGGGGCGCCACCGATGACGGCGTGGACTGGTGGATGTCCACCGGCTACAGCCACAACCCGCTGACCTTCGACGGCTTCGGCCCGGACATCGCCGGCGCCGGCGGTTATTTTTTCGGCTCCTGGTACAACGGCACCTCGATGCCGATCGACGCGATCCAGCTGACCGCCACCGACAGCACCGGTGCCACGCTGACGTGGACCATCGACGCGCCGGACGTGCACTCGTTCGTCGGTTTCGTGTCGGACGGCCACCTGACCTCGCTGACCGTCTGGAAAGACGATATTCCGGACAGCTTCGTCACCGTCAACGACCTGCACCTGTCGGTGGCCGCGGTGCCGGAACCGGCCACCTACGGCATGCTGCTCGGCGGGCTTGGTTTGCTGGGCCTGGCGGCCCGGCGGCGCAAGGGGCGGTAG
- a CDS encoding YbaN family protein yields MNRPMKFLLKVIGVIAVVLAVLGAFLPLLPTTPFLLLASACFARSSVRAHNWLRTNPLFGKYLRDWEDGRGLPLRGKVVILLFMWGSMGYSFTRVAHIPALVALLAAIGLGVTVFLLRFVPTKR; encoded by the coding sequence ATGAATCGACCGATGAAATTCCTGCTGAAGGTGATTGGCGTGATCGCCGTGGTCCTCGCCGTGCTCGGCGCCTTCCTGCCGCTGCTGCCGACCACGCCGTTCCTGCTGCTGGCCTCGGCCTGCTTCGCGCGCAGCTCGGTGCGGGCGCACAACTGGCTCCGCACCAACCCGCTGTTCGGCAAATACCTGCGCGACTGGGAAGACGGCCGCGGCCTGCCGCTGCGCGGCAAGGTCGTGATCCTGCTGTTCATGTGGGGGTCGATGGGCTACTCGTTCACGCGCGTGGCGCACATCCCGGCGCTGGTCGCGCTGCTGGCGGCGATCGGCCTGGGCGTGACCGTCTTCCTGCTGCGCTTCGTGCCCACCAAGCGCTGA
- a CDS encoding outer membrane beta-barrel protein, translating to MFRNSLAAAALALAASSACAGPTGLYAGVNAGATHFSDLDGNKSHFGAFAGYGFNQSLAFEAGYRQHGEWHYYGTGVKLKETQFSMVGSTPLSRNLDLFARVGYGYGRFEADRAGYPGGGHVDTGIFGVGLGYHVMGNLSARVELQKPGSDITSATASLLWKF from the coding sequence ATGTTTCGCAATTCTCTCGCCGCCGCCGCGCTGGCACTGGCCGCATCGTCCGCCTGCGCCGGCCCGACCGGCCTGTATGCCGGCGTCAATGCCGGCGCCACCCATTTCAGCGACCTGGACGGCAACAAGTCCCACTTCGGCGCCTTCGCCGGCTACGGTTTCAACCAGAGTCTCGCGTTCGAAGCCGGTTACCGCCAGCATGGCGAATGGCATTACTACGGCACCGGCGTCAAACTGAAGGAGACCCAGTTCTCCATGGTCGGTTCGACGCCGCTGAGCCGTAACCTTGACCTGTTTGCCCGCGTGGGCTACGGCTACGGCCGGTTCGAGGCCGACCGCGCGGGCTACCCCGGCGGGGGCCATGTCGACACAGGCATCTTCGGCGTAGGCCTGGGCTACCACGTCATGGGCAACCTGTCCGCCCGTGTCGAACTGCAAAAGCCGGGAAGCGACATCACCAGCGCCACCGCCAGCCTGCTCTGGAAGTTCTGA
- the paoA gene encoding aldehyde dehydrogenase iron-sulfur subunit PaoA, whose product MDDIDTTRRDLLIAGALTATAAAVPTVAGAQPAAATVTGAAQPQTPVSSKVTLKVNGQQHSVAVDTRTTLLDLLREQLHLTGTKKGCDQGQCGACTVIADGRRINSCLSLAVMHENAEITTIEGLGTPEKMHPMQAAFVKHDGYQCGYCTPGQICSAVSVLDEIRKGIPSHVTADLTKRPPLTELEIRERMSGNICRCGAYSNIVDAIVEVSGRPA is encoded by the coding sequence ATGGATGATATCGACACGACCCGGCGCGACCTGCTCATCGCCGGCGCACTGACCGCCACGGCCGCCGCCGTGCCCACGGTAGCGGGCGCGCAGCCCGCTGCCGCCACCGTGACCGGAGCGGCCCAGCCGCAAACCCCGGTTTCCTCGAAAGTCACGCTGAAGGTGAACGGCCAGCAGCACAGCGTGGCCGTCGACACCCGTACCACCCTGCTCGACCTGCTGCGCGAACAGCTGCACCTGACCGGCACCAAGAAAGGCTGCGACCAGGGCCAGTGCGGCGCCTGCACGGTGATCGCCGACGGCCGCCGCATCAATTCCTGCCTGTCGCTGGCGGTGATGCATGAAAATGCCGAGATCACCACCATCGAGGGCCTCGGCACGCCCGAGAAGATGCACCCGATGCAGGCGGCGTTCGTCAAGCACGACGGCTACCAGTGCGGCTACTGTACCCCCGGCCAGATCTGTTCGGCCGTCTCGGTGCTCGATGAAATCAGGAAGGGCATCCCGAGCCACGTGACCGCCGACCTGACGAAACGCCCGCCGCTGACGGAACTGGAAATCCGCGAACGGATGAGCGGCAACATCTGTCGCTGCGGCGCCTATTCGAACATCGTCGACGCGATCGTCGAAGTGTCCGGGAGGCCCGCATGA
- a CDS encoding FAD binding domain-containing protein, which produces MKVFTYEKARTPAEAAAAAARVPGARFIAGGTNLLDLMKLEIETPPHLVDVNGLDLDKIEPTRDGGLRVGALVRNTDLAADERVRRDYGVLSRALLAGASAQLRNKATTAGNLLQRTRCPYFYDTAQACNKRDPGSGCSAIGGFTRHHAIVGTSDACIATHPSDMAVAMAALEASVETVQPNGATRTIPIADFHKLPGNTPHIEHVLQPGELITAVTLPKPVGGRQLYHKVRDRASYAFALVSVAAIVQPDGTGRVAVGGVAHKPWRVPAADQSLPRGGRAVAEQLLAGAKPMHDNAFKVPLVQRTIDAVLAEAKKG; this is translated from the coding sequence ATGAAAGTCTTCACCTATGAAAAGGCGCGCACCCCCGCCGAGGCGGCGGCCGCCGCCGCGCGCGTACCCGGCGCCCGCTTCATCGCCGGCGGCACCAACCTGCTGGACCTGATGAAGCTGGAAATCGAGACGCCGCCGCACCTGGTGGATGTCAATGGCCTGGACCTCGACAAGATCGAGCCGACCCGCGACGGCGGCCTGCGCGTCGGCGCGCTGGTGCGCAATACCGACCTGGCCGCGGATGAACGGGTGCGCCGCGATTACGGCGTGCTGTCGCGCGCGCTGCTGGCCGGCGCCTCGGCCCAGTTGCGCAACAAGGCCACCACGGCCGGCAACCTGCTGCAGCGCACGCGCTGCCCGTACTTCTACGACACGGCGCAGGCGTGCAATAAGCGCGATCCGGGCAGCGGCTGTTCCGCGATCGGCGGCTTCACGCGGCACCACGCGATCGTGGGCACGAGCGACGCCTGCATCGCCACGCACCCGAGCGACATGGCGGTGGCGATGGCGGCGCTGGAGGCCAGCGTGGAAACCGTGCAGCCGAACGGCGCCACGCGCACCATCCCGATCGCCGACTTCCACAAGCTGCCGGGCAACACGCCGCACATCGAACACGTGCTGCAGCCCGGCGAGCTGATTACCGCGGTAACGCTACCTAAGCCGGTCGGCGGGCGCCAGCTGTACCACAAGGTGCGCGACCGCGCGTCGTATGCGTTCGCGCTGGTGTCGGTGGCCGCCATCGTGCAGCCCGACGGCACCGGCCGCGTGGCCGTGGGCGGCGTGGCCCACAAGCCGTGGCGCGTGCCGGCGGCGGACCAGAGCCTGCCGCGCGGCGGCCGCGCGGTGGCCGAGCAATTGCTCGCCGGCGCCAAGCCGATGCACGACAACGCCTTCAAGGTGCCCCTTGTCCAGCGCACGATCGACGCCGTGCTGGCGGAAGCAAAGAAAGGATGA
- the paoC gene encoding aldehyde oxidoreductase molybdenum-binding subunit PaoC — MKFTTPATTNPIDQLKVVGKPVDRIDGPYKTTGTARYAYERHDVAPNAAYGYVVGATVAKGIITAIDSAAARRAPGVIAIVTHENAGKLEKGDYNTAKLLAGPQVEHYHQAVALVVAETFEQARAAASLVKVEYSPIKGEYDLAKAKDSAKVPKKEEDPESSAGNFQSAFDSAPVKLDATYTTPDQTHAMMEPHASVAAWQGDKLTVWTSNQMIDWGKGDMAKTLGIAKDKVRLVSPYIGGGFGGKLFLRAEALLAALGAKQAGRPVKVALQRALMINNTTHRPATIQRIRIGATREGRITAIAHESWSGDLPGGKPETAVNQTRLLYAGPHRMTRMKLAVLDLPEGNAMRAPGEAPGMMALEIAVDELAEKLRMDPVTLRIVNDTTVDPEKRTRKFSQRRYVECLRTGADRFGWNKRNPQPAQVREGRWLIGQGVASAFRNNLVQKSAARVRLDGKGIVTVETDMTDIGTGSYTIIAQTAAEMMGVGLDQVVVKLGDSDFPVSAGSGGQWGGNSSTAGVYAACVKLREAVAKKLGLAATAEFADGTVRAGGKSVPLREAAAGGELVAEDKMEYGDLDKKFQQSTFGAHFVEVAVDAYTGEVRIRRMLAVCAAGRILNPKSARSQVIGAMTMGAGAALMEELAVDKRIGFFVNHDLATYEVPVHADIPHQEVIFLDETDPMSSPMKAKGVGELGICGVAAAIANAVYNAIGVRIREYPVTLDKLIDKLPQVA; from the coding sequence ATGAAGTTCACCACTCCCGCCACCACCAACCCGATCGACCAGCTGAAGGTGGTCGGCAAGCCCGTCGACCGGATCGACGGCCCCTACAAGACCACCGGCACCGCGCGCTACGCCTACGAGCGGCACGACGTGGCGCCGAATGCCGCCTACGGCTACGTGGTCGGCGCCACGGTCGCCAAGGGCATCATCACGGCGATCGACAGCGCCGCCGCGCGGCGCGCACCCGGCGTGATCGCCATCGTCACCCACGAAAACGCCGGCAAGCTGGAGAAGGGCGACTACAACACCGCGAAACTGCTGGCCGGGCCGCAGGTCGAGCATTACCACCAGGCTGTCGCGCTGGTGGTGGCCGAAACGTTCGAACAGGCGCGCGCCGCCGCTTCCCTCGTCAAGGTCGAGTATTCGCCGATCAAGGGCGAGTACGACCTGGCCAAGGCGAAGGACTCGGCGAAGGTGCCGAAGAAGGAAGAAGATCCGGAAAGCAGTGCCGGCAATTTCCAAAGCGCCTTCGACAGCGCGCCGGTGAAACTGGACGCCACCTACACCACGCCGGACCAGACGCACGCGATGATGGAGCCGCATGCTTCCGTGGCGGCGTGGCAGGGCGACAAGCTCACGGTGTGGACCTCGAACCAGATGATCGACTGGGGCAAGGGCGACATGGCGAAGACCCTCGGCATCGCCAAGGACAAGGTGCGGCTGGTATCGCCCTACATCGGCGGCGGTTTCGGCGGCAAGCTGTTCCTGCGTGCCGAGGCGCTGCTGGCCGCGCTGGGCGCGAAGCAGGCGGGCCGCCCCGTGAAGGTGGCGCTGCAGCGGGCGCTGATGATCAACAACACCACGCACCGCCCGGCCACCATCCAGCGCATCCGCATCGGCGCCACGCGCGAGGGGCGCATCACGGCGATCGCCCATGAAAGCTGGTCCGGCGACCTGCCGGGCGGCAAGCCGGAAACGGCCGTCAACCAGACCCGCCTGCTGTACGCGGGGCCGCACCGGATGACGCGGATGAAGCTCGCCGTGCTCGACCTGCCGGAAGGGAACGCGATGCGCGCCCCGGGCGAGGCGCCGGGCATGATGGCGCTGGAAATCGCCGTCGATGAACTGGCCGAGAAACTCAGGATGGACCCGGTCACGCTGCGCATCGTCAACGACACCACGGTCGATCCGGAAAAGCGCACCCGCAAGTTTTCCCAGCGGCGCTATGTGGAATGCCTGCGTACCGGCGCCGACCGGTTCGGCTGGAACAAGCGCAATCCGCAACCGGCCCAGGTGCGCGAAGGGCGCTGGCTGATCGGCCAGGGCGTGGCGTCGGCCTTCCGCAACAACCTGGTGCAGAAGTCCGCGGCGCGCGTGCGGCTCGATGGCAAGGGCATCGTCACCGTGGAAACCGACATGACCGATATCGGCACCGGCAGCTACACGATCATCGCGCAGACCGCCGCCGAGATGATGGGCGTGGGGCTCGACCAGGTGGTGGTGAAGCTGGGCGATTCCGATTTCCCCGTGTCGGCCGGCTCGGGCGGGCAGTGGGGCGGCAACAGTTCCACGGCGGGCGTGTACGCGGCCTGCGTGAAACTGCGTGAAGCGGTGGCGAAGAAGCTGGGCCTGGCCGCGACCGCCGAATTCGCCGACGGCACCGTGCGCGCCGGCGGCAAGTCCGTGCCGTTACGCGAGGCGGCGGCCGGTGGCGAGCTGGTGGCCGAGGACAAGATGGAGTACGGCGACCTGGACAAGAAATTCCAGCAATCCACGTTCGGCGCCCACTTCGTCGAAGTCGCGGTCGATGCCTACACCGGCGAAGTGCGCATCCGGCGCATGCTGGCCGTGTGCGCGGCCGGCCGCATCCTGAACCCGAAATCGGCACGCAGCCAGGTGATCGGCGCCATGACGATGGGTGCCGGCGCCGCGCTGATGGAGGAACTGGCGGTGGACAAGCGCATCGGCTTCTTCGTCAACCACGACCTGGCCACCTACGAGGTGCCTGTGCATGCCGACATCCCGCACCAGGAAGTGATCTTCCTCGACGAGACCGACCCCATGTCGTCGCCGATGAAGGCCAAGGGCGTGGGCGAGCTGGGCATCTGCGGCGTGGCGGCGGCGATCGCGAATGCCGTCTACAACGCCATCGGTGTGCGTATCCGCGAGTATCCGGTCACGCTGGACAAGCTGATCGACAAGCTGCCGCAGGTGGCGTAG
- a CDS encoding DUF4019 domain-containing protein, translated as MKLFATLLLLSATTFAHAQDAQNQQAIDEAKQAATEWLALVDAGQYKASWEQAAEPLRKAIAVAQWEQAGRAVRMPVGALQERTLASSTYTTTLPGAPQGQYVVLQYTTRFADRANAVETVTPMREADGKWRVSGYFLK; from the coding sequence ATGAAGCTGTTCGCCACCTTGCTCCTGTTGTCCGCCACCACTTTCGCCCATGCGCAGGACGCGCAGAACCAGCAAGCCATCGATGAAGCAAAGCAGGCGGCCACCGAGTGGCTGGCCCTGGTGGATGCCGGCCAGTACAAGGCTTCCTGGGAGCAGGCCGCCGAGCCGCTGCGCAAGGCGATCGCGGTCGCGCAGTGGGAACAGGCCGGCCGCGCCGTGCGCATGCCGGTAGGCGCCTTGCAGGAGCGCACGCTGGCATCGTCCACCTACACCACCACGCTGCCGGGCGCACCGCAGGGCCAGTACGTGGTGCTGCAATACACCACCCGTTTTGCCGACCGCGCCAACGCCGTGGAAACGGTGACCCCGATGCGGGAAGCCGACGGCAAGTGGCGCGTGTCCGGCTACTTCCTCAAGTAA
- the coxB gene encoding cytochrome c oxidase subunit II produces the protein MFRLVLSTVVLPLACLPSGAAAQAVQQSALRPAGVQAATIFSLWNFTLALCAAVFAAIVLALCVALWRAHKAGRAAGASPGLAPDLAPDLASLQQPERRVHRAVLWGTAIATVGLVMLLVADVWTGRMLARLPMNEAVKVELTGHQFWWEVRYPEEGVTTANELHVPVGRPVVVTLKSRDVIHTLWVPNLAGKRDMIPGRTTTIALRADQPGVYRAQCAEFCGLQHALMALPVTAVAPAQFARWTQARGKVAPEPATDSRRLGRDVFVRAACAACHTVAGTMANGTLGPDLTHLASRPTLAAGMLPNDRANLQAWIVDPHRFKLGANMPPSPLPARDMHALLDYLESLE, from the coding sequence ATGTTCCGCCTGGTCCTTTCCACGGTTGTCCTGCCGCTAGCCTGCCTGCCATCCGGCGCCGCCGCGCAGGCGGTGCAGCAGAGCGCATTGCGGCCGGCCGGGGTGCAGGCCGCGACGATCTTCAGCCTGTGGAACTTCACGCTGGCGCTGTGCGCGGCGGTGTTCGCAGCGATCGTGCTGGCGCTGTGCGTGGCGCTGTGGCGGGCACACAAGGCAGGGCGGGCGGCGGGCGCCTCGCCGGGTCTGGCACCGGACTTGGCGCCAGACCTCGCATCCTTGCAGCAGCCCGAGCGCCGCGTGCACCGCGCGGTGCTGTGGGGCACGGCGATCGCCACCGTGGGCCTCGTGATGCTGCTGGTGGCGGACGTGTGGACCGGCCGCATGCTGGCCCGCCTGCCGATGAACGAAGCCGTGAAGGTGGAACTGACCGGCCACCAGTTCTGGTGGGAAGTGCGCTATCCGGAAGAGGGCGTGACCACCGCCAACGAACTGCATGTGCCGGTCGGCCGGCCGGTCGTCGTCACGCTGAAAAGCCGCGACGTGATCCACACGCTGTGGGTGCCGAACCTGGCCGGCAAGCGCGACATGATCCCCGGCCGCACCACGACGATCGCCCTGCGCGCCGACCAGCCCGGCGTCTATCGCGCGCAATGCGCCGAATTCTGCGGCCTGCAGCACGCGCTGATGGCCTTACCGGTGACGGCCGTGGCGCCGGCGCAGTTCGCCCGGTGGACGCAGGCGCGCGGCAAAGTCGCGCCGGAACCGGCCACCGACAGCCGGCGCCTGGGCCGCGACGTCTTCGTGCGCGCCGCCTGCGCCGCCTGCCACACGGTAGCGGGGACGATGGCCAACGGCACGCTGGGGCCGGACCTGACGCACCTGGCCAGCCGGCCCACGCTGGCTGCCGGCATGCTGCCCAACGACCGCGCCAACCTGCAGGCGTGGATCGTCGACCCGCACCGCTTCAAGCTGGGCGCGAACATGCCGCCCAGCCCGCTGCCGGCGCGCGACATGCATGCGCTGCTCGATTACCTGGAGAGCCTGGAATGA